Within candidate division WOR-3 bacterium, the genomic segment GGGAAACGCCTCTTGCCGGTTTTCCTCGCCGTCTGTGCCACCGCGGTCGTTTCCTTGGCCGGTGGGCTTGCCGCGGGTCCCACGTTTACCTTGGTCGGGCTATGCTTCACCGGACTGCTGGCGGTGTTTCTCTGCCTGGTCGTACGCGAGAACGTTGCAGCTCAGCGTCTCGTCGAAGAACGTACCCAGGAGCTTGTCGCAATGCAGCAGAAACTTCTTCGGCAGGAGAGACTTTCTGCCTTGGGCCGGTTTGCAGGCAGTATTGCCCACGAACTGCGCAACCCCTTGGCCGCAATCCAGAATGCCACTTACCTTCTGAACATTGAGCTCGAACGACAGCTAAGTGCACGAGCTACCCAACACCTGAAGGTGATAAACCAGGAGATCGAGCGGTCAAATCGCATCATCACAAGTCTTCTGGACTTTGCTCAGGGTCGGCCTGCTACTCCAGAACCGGTGAGCATTGTCGAGATTCTGACCGACGCCCTGGAACTGGCGGCAATTCCCACTGGAATCAGGGTCGAGCTCAGCGTTCCAGAAGACATGCCTAAGGTCCTTGTGGACGGCGCACAGATGGTTCAGGTGTTCCTGAACATTCTGGTCAATGCAAGGCAGGCTCTCGCCGGGTCAGGCCGGATTCTAATCGGGGCCGAACGTTTGAACCGCTCCGTCAGGGTCGCAGTGACTGACACGGGCCCCGGCATCCTACCAGAACACGCCAGCCGGCTCTTTGAGCCAATGTTCTCTACCAAACCGTTCGGCGTGGGACTGGGGCTTGCGGTGTGCAAATCATTCGTCGAGGCCAATCACGGCACGATTGCCATTGAGTCCGACGCGGGCAGAGGCACGACCGTGACCATAACCCTGCCGGCCTCCAGCGCATAGTCTCGCCCGGGAGTTTCGGAACACGGCATTTGACACAAGGCGTGTTGTCACTACACTGGCCGAGTCAACCGAGGAGCGAACATGTCACTCAGCAGCGAGCTTGAACGAGTCCTTGAACACATCAAGCAGCTTGAGTCGGAGATGGTCACCATGCAGAAGGAACTGGTACGCCGGCCCGCAATTGGGCCGAAATCAGGCGGTGAGGGCGAGAAAGCCAGGGCCGACTATCTTAGGACCGTGCTTGAAAGCTGGGGTCTTGAAGTCACAGAGTACCGCGCAGCGGACCCGAATGTTCCGTGCGGGTACCGACCAAACCTAGTCGCCAGACTGAAGGGAAAGCAGAACACTCTGAAAGACCGAACGTATGACCCGGAGTGCAGAACCTCCGGTCTGGACTCCGTTCGGCGCTTGGCCGTTGGCGAAGTGAAGCCGGCGCTGTGGATAATGACTCATCTGGACGTGGTACCAGCCGGTCCCGAGAAACTCTGGACCCATAATCCATTCGAGGCCACGGTTGAGGAGGGGAAAATATATGGCCGGGGAACCGAGGACAATCAGCAGGAGATGGTGGCCTCCTGCTTCGCGGTCAAGACACTATTGGACCTCGGGATTTCGCCCGCGCGGGACGTGTACCTGATGCTTGTTGCGGACGAAGAGACCGGTTCGCAGTTCGGGATTGACTGGCTATTACAGAACCATGAATTGTGCCGGCCCGAAGACCTCGTTGTTGTCCCGGACGCAGGCAACGCGGACGGAACCATGATGGAAATTGCCGAAAAGTCAATCGCATGGGTAAGGTTCAAGGTGCGGGGACAGCAGAGCCATGCGTCGACACCAAGAGTCAATGCACACCGGGCCGGTGCTAATCTCCTTGTGCGGTTGGATAAGACCCTGCACGAGAAGTATGCGGCAAGAGACGAATTGTTCACCCCGCCGGAATCAACCATCGAGCCGACAAAGAAGGAACCGAACGTCTCAAACATCAACACAATTCCAGGTGAAGATGTGTTCTACTTCGACTGTCGGATACTGCCCGAATATCGCCTCGATGACATTCTGGCCGACATGCGTCTGGTTGCCGACGAGGTCATGAAGGAGTTTGAGACGGAGGTGGACATCACGACCGAGCAACTGGCCCAGGCTGCACCGGCCACCCCGGCTGATGCGCCGGTGGTAAGACTGCTCAGTCAGTCAATCCGGGAGATTTACAAGAAGGAACCGTTTGTTAAGGGAATCGGTGGCGGGACGGTCGCGGCCTTTTTTCGGAGACGCGGAATTCCAGCAGTCGTGTGGGGCAAGCACGCGGGCCGAGCACACAACCCTGACGAGTACTGTCTTGTCGCCAATATGGTGGGCAACGCCGCGGTCTATGCGCACATGATGCTGACTGAGTAGCAAGACAAAGGCCCGACCAGAACAGTCAAACGACCCGTCCTTGACTTAGGGCCGAAGTCGCACTAGAGTGAGAGTGCTATGGACCCAGGGGCACTTGCCAACCTTCGCAGGTTTGTGGACACGAGCCGGGCCGAAGTTGTGGATGAAAGAGCCACCGGTGGTGAAGTCATCAAAATTCCCATACACAGCTCGATGACGCAGCCGCAGCTGGCGCTTTCGATGGTCGCCGACAACCTGGCCCAATTCATGGAAGAAATCACCGGACGCGGCTATCGAAAGGCGGAGGAGGTGTACGATATTGGATACACCGTACGCGAACCAGGACATCAGGCATACGGCCTAAAGGTCCTGATTGAACAGGGGTGCGTGATCGTCAGTCGCGTAGCAATCCTTGAAGACGAAACTGCCTTCCGACGGTATGTGCACTACCTGCGGACCGGGATGATTATCTAACTGGCACTCCGCGTCGAACCCCCTATTAGAGAGTTCCCGGCATTGACCCGGCTCTTAGACGACGGACGTCTGCTCTACGCTCGACAACCAGCAGCACCAGCTCACAACAGAACGCCAGCACAGAAATGTACAGAAGCAGTGGTGTCAGGTTCGCACTAGCGGTCTGAGACGCTGGCCGGATTCTGAATCCCTGACCGGTTAGCCGCTCAAATCGGGCGGTGGTGAGGTCACCCTCTTCCGGCAGCGGGTTCACTGCGAGTCCCAAGAAC encodes:
- a CDS encoding ATP-binding protein, with the protein product MSNQPRPAGGAAVPFQRGGKRLLPVFLAVCATAVVSLAGGLAAGPTFTLVGLCFTGLLAVFLCLVVRENVAAQRLVEERTQELVAMQQKLLRQERLSALGRFAGSIAHELRNPLAAIQNATYLLNIELERQLSARATQHLKVINQEIERSNRIITSLLDFAQGRPATPEPVSIVEILTDALELAAIPTGIRVELSVPEDMPKVLVDGAQMVQVFLNILVNARQALAGSGRILIGAERLNRSVRVAVTDTGPGILPEHASRLFEPMFSTKPFGVGLGLAVCKSFVEANHGTIAIESDAGRGTTVTITLPASSA
- a CDS encoding M20 family metallo-hydrolase, producing the protein MSLSSELERVLEHIKQLESEMVTMQKELVRRPAIGPKSGGEGEKARADYLRTVLESWGLEVTEYRAADPNVPCGYRPNLVARLKGKQNTLKDRTYDPECRTSGLDSVRRLAVGEVKPALWIMTHLDVVPAGPEKLWTHNPFEATVEEGKIYGRGTEDNQQEMVASCFAVKTLLDLGISPARDVYLMLVADEETGSQFGIDWLLQNHELCRPEDLVVVPDAGNADGTMMEIAEKSIAWVRFKVRGQQSHASTPRVNAHRAGANLLVRLDKTLHEKYAARDELFTPPESTIEPTKKEPNVSNINTIPGEDVFYFDCRILPEYRLDDILADMRLVADEVMKEFETEVDITTEQLAQAAPATPADAPVVRLLSQSIREIYKKEPFVKGIGGGTVAAFFRRRGIPAVVWGKHAGRAHNPDEYCLVANMVGNAAVYAHMMLTE